A region of the Desulfobacter postgatei 2ac9 genome:
TGGGGGGCGGGTGTCCGAAACTATCCACATAGTCCTGATAAATATTACGTTCTTCGGTGACCCAGGTGCCCACCTTGTCGTCACCGCTTTGCACGGCGATCATCATAACCTGATTGATGTAGGGGTTGGGTATCCGGGTCCCTTTAGGGACGCGGTTGGCCCAGATATAGGTCACCACTGTTGCAGGTGGATACTGGCCGTATATCAGGCGGGCGGTTTCAAATCGGGTTTTTTCCCAGACCCCTGCCTCATCAGGGTTATATTCAAAAGCCACATAAATTCGTGCCGGATAATCATCCCCGCTTTTTTGGGTGACATCGGTTTTCTTATTAATGTCCGTGATTTTCCATTGCCATTGAATAATGGGATATTTTTTCACATCAATGCCGATTTTGCGGATCAGTCCCGAAGCGGATGCCTTGCTATAGGCTTTGATTACAGTTCGCCCCTGGTCTTCAACCATATTGTATGTGGTATGTGCCTTTATTTTTTTAAATGTCAAAGGCTCCCAGTGCCTGGGCAAGGTTTCCCCGGTATTCGCCTGGGAAAAGTCCCCTACGGTCAATATCGGCTCGGC
Encoded here:
- a CDS encoding DUF3047 domain-containing protein codes for the protein MSRQKQIWMAVSFIMVLHLAVALCAEPILTVGDFSQANTGETLPRHWEPLTFKKIKAHTTYNMVEDQGRTVIKAYSKASASGLIRKIGIDVKKYPIIQWQWKITDINKKTDVTQKSGDDYPARIYVAFEYNPDEAGVWEKTRFETARLIYGQYPPATVVTYIWANRVPKGTRIPNPYINQVMMIAVQSGDDKVGTWVTEERNIYQDYVDSFGHPPPMTSGVAIMTDSDNTEGTSTAFYGDIIFKSTSGTSIQ